The nucleotide sequence TGCTCTAGGGATTCCACTACCAAGCCCTCACTAGAAATAACACAGAGAGGCCTGTTAACATCACCGTTGCCCCTCTGTTGGAGACCCACATCTTGCTCCCTCCAAGGAACTAAACTTTTGGTTCTCCCCTCAGAAAAAACCCTCGTCTTTGGACATGGAAGAAACCAAAGAAGAAGACCCTCCTCCCAACAGACCAACTGGAGAGGAAAACTTACCAAAGGCTTCCTTTCAGCGCACTTCTGCTAAAAGGGTCTCGACGATGAATGCAAGGTGAGAGGTTCCCGGAAAGGACCCCACTTGCAACACTCAGCTCTCTATCACCCCAAAAAAAGCTTCCTGACATCTGTCAGCTTCTTCCAATAGCTCATTCTGCTACTTCCCAACATCTAATCTCATCATCTCACAGCACGTGTTCTCCCCCTGCATAGCGGCTTCAATACTCCAAAGACCCCTTACATCTTTCCATGGGGGTAAGTGAAACTGGCTGAGTCCTCCAACACAAGGGCTTTTAAAAACATCCACCCACCTAGTGGGCTGGGCTGAAGAAAAAGGCACAAGGTCCTCTTTAGAGCCATTAAAGGCCCAATTCCCATTTAAAGACTTGTCCTCCCAGATTTGGGCTACACGACCAGCCACCCAGCCCACTCCTTTTGTTGTACAGTTGTCTAGGGGCATCCCATCAGCCACCAAACATCTTCTCACTTCTGATTTTCCCCTACGCACGCCATCAGAGCCCACTGCCCCCTTTCTCACATCAACCTTTCGCTTCCCCTCACGGGAAGCCACCTCACCCTCTTCAATTTGACTTTTCCCAGATGAATGTCCCCTTTGTTTCATGGCGCGTGCACTGCCATTGCCCTCAACCCTAACCTCTTGCACATTTCCTTTGGGTACTACCTGTGACATCCATGGTGGAACTTCCCACCACAACTGCATAGCGAAGCAAACAGAACCTACAATCACTTGCAGCAAGCCtgacactttcttttcattttgatctTACCAGAATTCTGGCCCATTGGCTATTGTGATTTTTAGCAGAAACTTCATCTACTGCAACGAATCCTCCACAACTATCCCCTACCAATTTGAACAGATCCTTACTCCACAGATGTACAGGAAGCCTAGCAATTTAACCCACACTTCTTTAACATGAAACCCACTTTGAAAACACCCCACTTCAAGGACCCACCTGTTTAGAAGTAATCGTTTATTTTCAAACCATCTCAACCCACTGTTTAGCACTGCATCAGCGTCTAAGGAAacctcaaaatcaaacaaaataagagaacCCCCTAACAAGGAATTCGACACTCCATGCAACTGTCAGTTCTCAACAGCCCAAGTATTTAAACCATCCAGGTGAGGAACTGGGTCACCAAAATCCCCTCATTTGCCCACCAAACTAGACTTTAAAGTCTCCATCCTAGAGAGAACTTCCCTTTCCTCTTACTGGACCCAAACAGCCTCCCCCACCACACCTAAAACTTTCTGGGTTTTGTCTGCAGAAGACTTGGTCAAAGAAATGGTGGATGTTTTTAAAAGCCCTTGTGTTGGATGCTGCATTCTAACAACAGCTCCCTTAAGATTCCACCAAAACATTAAGAAGCTTTGCAGGACAGAGATACAAACCCAACCattaagagaaaacaaagaaaaagagcGGATTAtcacggacttagtcttttcctaagctcgtgcggcatttagacaagtcaagacacttaatcttgctaagtcagccttactctcaatgcttagcttgctaggttAAGATGCTCACGACTCGGAAGTTTgagaaggcgtagtaggcaactcttaaaaaatgaaagcttttatttctcaaaggaagctttacaagtgctttgggaactcacttgcttggttaggaagtggtTTGAGGGGTGCCTTGTCCAAATGagggtctcacctatttataggcaccaatgaaactctctagaaccttggagggttccttacaactcaagaataatttagaacttcctacacaattctatgtacaaacctatgtacaagaatatacacgagatctctagaattctctagaaagccttagactcctctcatgccttccaccatagtgtaaacatgtgtggacatctctaagTATTTCTAGAACTTTTCACACTCTTCCCATCAATGGTtaagtgtagatggctccaggagtctccagaaacTTCATGCCCTCTATATAACCCCTATGGgtagggtcatttgaagcatcttgtaaCACGAAGCTACCATAACTAATCATACATAGATTTCAGAATAAAGCCATTTATATTCAACTGATAATTAGCTAATGCTTGAGGTCTCCAAAGACACTAGATACTAAATTGGGTGGCTCATTAGATGAATTGGTTTTCTGGTGTCCACTTTTCTTCATGCcaaatttaattcatgttttCAAACAATTCAGTTATAACCAAGCATTTTGAGAAACCCAAAATCTTTTTCAGAAATGATGGTGGTTGAGAGCAATTGTGAGTTGCAAGGACTGATTGGCAAATAGAACAAGGGAAAGAAGAATGGAAATGAGATTCGAATGAATTCAAATCTAGAAAGATAGATTTACAAAAAATGATTTGTGGACATTAACATGGGATATGAAAAATCATGAAGAACTCTGAGAAAACAGAGACAAAAATAGACAAACAAATTCACTCAACCTATAATCTGTTGAAAGGGAGAGTAAGTAATACAGATCCTTCTATTCTTTCATCTAAATTGATCCCAAAGGCACAAATGCAATCCAAATAGCAGATGGGAGAGGAATGAACCCTATGATGAAGGATTTGGACAAAGAACTATATAGAACTATATGGGGAATGTCCTGAACAAGATACCTATGCAAAGAACTGCCTTAGCATGTGTTTAATCTCCATAGCATCTAGGGTCACATGAACTTCCCTCTCTAGGTAAATCcacaatttgaaaaattgtaaatggaAGAAATTGtgaactttcaaaaaataataaaaaagttgcAACTAACAGTCATGTATGCAGAAGTTTCTCCAGTCATCTAAGAGAAGactaaataacaataataaattctcaaagtaggaattcaaaataattcacatgatatatttcaaaataaaggCATTAGCCACCTTTCATATTTTGGACTACAGGAGAAATTCCAATGAACCTTGAAGTCAAAGTTCATATTGGTTCATATTAACCAATTAGAAAGGAGGGAGCTTCTCGAGAAACTAGACAAAGTTCTAACAGTTGCAGAAAACAACTATTGCCTGTTTGGAATAACACTGAGCACCTTCAGCAGCTTTCCCAAAGACAAAGCACCAAAAGATATCCTCTAGCCCATGTTCTTACTCATGATAAGTATCACTCGACGTGACAATGGCTGCCCCAGTAAGTTTGTGGGAAACATTTGCCCCTTTCTAGTGTGGATGGATTATAAAGTATGATAGTGTGCATCATTTTTCAGTAATCCAGGATAAACAAATTCCTGGATTGATCAGAGTAAGAGCACTTATGACTTATTCTTATATGACAAGTGGCTTAATTAATGTTTCATTGTTATCTACTTGAACAAGCAGTATTAGATTCATGTTTATACACAAAGCATTCTTCTGGTCCCAAAATTGATGAAATTGTACTAAATTGAAAGAAGTTCTTCTCAGTTACATGAATACCTGTGATATGATATAATCTGCCTGCTGCTTTGCATAGTAATGCTCTGATGGATGAAGTTTTCCGATTATAGGCAGTAGTTCATCCTCTGACAAAAGTCTATAAACAAAAAGGGCAAGTCAAGTAACTACTAGTATCGAGTGACTCTTGAAATcctctggaaaaaaaaatgcaactcCTCAAATTGATTTAGAATAAAGATATTTGAATAATACCCATCACCGTCTTTGTCGAGCTGAGAAAACAATTTCTTAGCAGGAGCCTCCATTAAATCAGAAGACTCATGTGAGGAGTTGTGACTTTCTTCATTATAATTCCGTACCAAGTCAAAAAGCCCATGGAAAAATTCATTAAAGTTAACCTTCCCATCTTTGTCTGTATCTCTTTCCCTAAGGAGAAAAAAGGCAAAATGGACAGTTAGCAAAACTGAGCAAATGACGTTACAACAGGATCAAGAGCAATTATGGATGACGTTTTGTAGGCAAGAATGGAACTTGCTAGTAACTGAATAGATTCACCAGAAAAAGTAACTagcaaaaataattattaaagtaaataaataattaattaaataaagcaGATAATTGAGCAAAAAGCAATTATGTATTTCCAgttatggtttttatattttattttttatcagaaacaaagatataatacatatttataaaaagtgcaagagaagggtgaGGGGTCCTCCCCACAATATATATTTCCAGTTATGTTTTCTCAATAACATTTTTGACTCTAATAGGACATGCACATAAAGTacatttatgtatttattattcCTATCAGAGTAATTGAGTGTTGAATGACCTATTTTACCACTCTTATTCTGTATCTCTTTccctaagaagaaaaaaagcaaaATGGCCAGTTAGCAAAACTGAGCAAATGACGTTACAACAGGATCAAGAGCAATTATGGATGAAGTTTTGTAGGCAAGAATGGAACTTGCTAGTAACTGAATCGATTCATCAGAAAAAGTAactagtaaaaataattattaaaataaataaataaataaagcagaTAATTGAGCAAAAAGCAATTATGTATTTCCAgttatggtttttatattttattttttatcagaaacaaagatataatatatatttataaaaagtgcaagagaagggtgaGGGGTCCTCCCCACAATATATATTTCCAGTTATGTTTAAAcatgttattatcattattatttatttatttgacagGGATTGGCTTCTGTTTAAACATGTTATCTATAGAGTAGAAGTAAAGATCTACCAAGTAAAACGCATTGCAATAACAGCTCAAACAAAAATGCAGTAGAAAAATTTCAGTTGCTAGTGCAGTAAATAGAGACAGGAATGTCTGATGATTCAATTAGATATCCATTTCATACACCTTACTTAATGGGTGAAGAATGCTAACCTCGCAAAAGTAACACcctaaaaagaggaaaaaatgtCCCCCATTATAATGGCCAAAGGGGGTAACTGGATTGtgattttaactattttcaagATGGTCTCTTTGTCATATTAGGGTTCCACCTCATTTTACAAGGGAAAGGTAGTTTTCATCCTTTTGTACCTCAGTTTTAGCTTCACAACTTTAGCAAGATTAAGGGAACATAAGAAAACCCTCAAACTTCATTGTTGGATTAGAGCATCATATTTCTCATTTCAGACCAAATTTCTGATCTTCAGAAATCTGGTGGTAAGATTTTAATATTAGAATAGTCTGAATATAAACAACATGCAGGAGTTGAGCCCAACGCCACAATCATTTTATCCCTAGATCTAAGAAtgtaaagtaaaaataaataaataatataatataatgaaGTGAAACAGTGGGGACTGTAGGGAATTGGAATTTTAAGACAGCCATGTAGTACATACACTCACACACATGCTGACAAGCATTCATTCACATAGTACACACATTCATGCATATACACACATAAAGGCACATGTAGACACATATATGTGCATATGTACATGTGTGTGTGCGAGTGcatagatataaaattataaatatagattaaaatagaaaaacatattcATTAGAGAAGAGAATTACAAAGGACAAAATAAAACCTTCTATGAAAGCAATTTTACCTTATTTCTTCCTTGCACAACCATTGAACCAGCTTTGGATTTTTGCTATCAGCTGGGTGCAGAAAGCTAGAAAAGTACAATGAAGagaattatttaataaagaacTAGCAATGATAAAGAAAgtaaacaagttttttttctcctttcaaatgaaaatttctaaatgCAGAAACATACTCATTGAACTCAGTTATATTCAGAAGGCCATCTCCATCTGCATCTGATGCATTAAAATGCTCCTCCTTCCACCAACCCATGTCATATCCAAAGGAAGTATTATCTGGTAAACACAACAGGAAACAGTTACCCAATAGACCTTTTTGTGAAAGTAAGCTGTGTTAGCGTAGGAAACAAATGTGAAAACAAATTTGAGAATGCAGCATTTAACCCATAATTTCAATGTTAACTTATGTTAGGAACCAGCCAAATAGGTTCACATTATGGATTAAGAGTGAGTCTCTGTCTATTTGCATGGATATGATAAACTAATTTGTCACCTTTAGCAAAAGGGTTCATACTCCTATGGCCTATCTTGTTTGCTGATAACATAGCTTTAGTTGAGGAAACCTGAGCTAGGTATTACTAGGGATTAACGCTAAACCATAACCAGGgaaagatatttgaaaaatcaaaatattttggtatttGCAGAACAAGAACAAATCATATGGAATATAATTTGTATAAGGAGAAGAAACAAGAAGGTAGCAAAAATGACATCTAGAAGTGAGAGCTTGATATCTTGGATGATCATCCCCAAGGGACAGATCGAAGGGAACCACAACCATTGAGTTCTGGTGACCTAAATAAAGTGAAAAGGTGCTTATGGAGCATTTTGTGCTTAACAACTACATGTCAGATCACAGGAAATTCTATCAACTGTTCTATCCATAGTTGTCAAATCTGAACAGTTCCTAACATGTGTTACTTGATTTTGACACTTAGATGTATACATATCATGGTCGTCAATCAATTGCACAATATGCATAATATGCAAGACAACACATTGCAGaatcaattgtttttaaatacaaaaatatttttaaaagttctcTAAGAACCTATGAGGtcgaaaaataattttcacatgTTTATATCATATGTTAAAGAACCTATCGAGTACAAATTCGAAGAGACTTCATAATTATGTCTAGGATATGGGGGTTTTTTATTAATCCATATTTCAGAGTGTGCTGGGCTCAGAACTAAATTTTAGTCTGATATGTGCCATAGGAAAACCCATCTTAGGGATTGTTCTCCAGATCTATTATTCATTACAGTGAATTGAGATGTCTTGGTGATAGATTGAACAGGAGGACAAGAAACAAGACCTGCAGATAGTCTAAAGCTTCCATGATTCAGAAGTGGGACTGGTAAATTTGTCCTTGTGTTGTATATAGCATATAATACAACATGTGATTGTGGATGTACATGGGAGGATAAGCTAATCAAAGGATGCTTGCTTCTCCTTGGAATCCTGCTGTAAGGCCTTCGATCTAAATCTTGGTATGTTTTTCCTCCATAAAAGGGTCTGCGTTCACTCCCTCTTTTCAACGATAGTTTCTTTGTTCATAAAACTCTCACTTTGGACTAGTTTAGGAGAAGAGACAGGATATTAACCAATCAGTATTGTTTGTCGAAAAAGGACCAGGAACCTACCAATCATTTACTCATTCATCATTGGATGGTAAAGTCCATGCTCCCTATTGCTTTCATCATTTAGTATTTCTTGGATGCTTCCCAAGTCAGTGGCTAGTGACAAGGATCTTTACTTCATAGAAAGAGGAAAGTAAGTATTCAATGGTTTAAACCAGTTGAAGTTGCAAATGGAAAAAAAGTTATCATGAATCTCTATTTGTGTGGTCTAGGAGACCTGCAAGGAATGGCAGATTATACTTAATCATTGGTGTGCCCTAACGGTAAGAGTTCCTACTTCTCCATTCCCCATTTCAGTTATATAGTTTATTTGTCGAGTGTTCCATGTATACCTCCAACATAGATAGGCTACATCAGCATATTCCATACCTCTTTGTATAAAGAGGTATTCACCAACCAAAGATCAATGAtagaatgaataaaaagatacacaaaaataaaaccaattgaGGACAAAACTAGAAGCAGTCTAAGATGATATACATCACAAATGGCCAATACAGCTGAAAGACAAGAAACAATGACAATGCAACAAAAttgatatatctatatatatataaaatcagaCACCCAGTATCTGAACCTCACATTAGAACTCAAAATTAATCAACAATCAAGAAAATTACGATGAATGCAATCACAATTAGGAAACTAGAAACCCATGCACCAAAAAATTCACAAAACAAATACTAGTTTTCAAACCCTAAAATCTCAGATTTACCTGAATTTCGAACCCAACTGGGAGCCTCATACTCCGAAAAGGAAATCAATCCATCCTTGTTTTTATCATGAAGCTCCATCTCCCTCTGTGTCCTGTGCAACACCTCCTTCTCCGACTGTTTCAGATTCCACTGAGTCAACTCGCTCTCACTCACAAACCCGTCCTCCGGATCAACATCAATTTTGGGGAAAAGCAACACCAGCCGGCCAGTGATATTGAACCGGTCCTCGTCGTTAAGATAGTCCTCGGCGTTCATGAAATCCTCCCACTCCGGCTGCGACTCGGCGGCAGGGGCCGAGTCGAACTCGGGGTGACGATTTTGGAACTGGAGCTTCTCCCACTCCTTGTCCTCGCGACGGCGCTCGATGTCGGCGACTATAGGGTCAAAGGCGACGCGGTGGTCGTTGGCGCCGGTGAAGGTGTAGGAGGAGCGGACCTTGAGGCGGCGGGAGGCGTGGTGGTGGCTGCGGTCGAGGGATTTGTTTGGGGAGTGAGAAACTAACCAAAATACCAGCAAAGCTACTGAAATGTAGATCACCACTGACACCTTCCCCATCTCATCCACAACAAAATGCAGGCAAAAGGCTTTTCCACTTTGCAAGCCCACCAATGAATCAATCAATGGATGCAACAATCTAAAGAACCCAATAATGCGTAATGACGAAGATTTAAGTAGGGTTTTAGCAATCCAATTCACCAGGGTTTTGGAGAGAGATTAGTGGGTTGTTGACAATTTGGACTGGGAGAGGGTGGGGATGAAGAAACAGGGGGAAGGGCGGAGTTGGGTCTTGGGTGTAGATCTGGTTGGCAATTTCACATGCTCAACACCCCTCCTATGCAATTTTTGCCACGTAGGATTCACACCCTGCTGTGGAATTGCCACGTAGGAAACCAAGGactatcaaattttttatatttctaccGAATGACCTcaaatttaggaaaataaaattatttgatatttataatttttatttttattcctcaTACAAAACAAAGTTGGAAAGCATTCctagaaattcaaaatttccttcATAACggttatataatttaaaaaacatactGAAAATAGCCTTTTAAAAGCAATATTTGCGGAAAGGGACgcaataaaagataaaaaagtacgatttttttataaaaaaattattatataaatttattttttaaaatttagatataaaaatcaagtaaagatttaaaatcaaataattgaattaaacataaaaccaaattaaaaaaataattgggattagatataaataagatttatattttttgacacaaaattttatgataataaaatgaCCCGTTAAAGTTGCAACCTGTTAAAAAATCACAGGAAAGATGGATTTGGTTCGTCTGATGAAAATATAATGTCAAAATTTCCAAGTGGTTCACTATAGGATTTAATGCTCAATTGaatcctaaaaataattattgatttttccGAAATCTAATTAAacgtaaaaaaaatatttgtgacCTAGCATgcttaaaactttttttaaaaattattttgtgttaAACTAATAttgaattaaactaaaattaGGTTTAACTTGTAATATAGTGTAATTCAAGGCAAAATTCAtgtcaaaatattatgaaaactCATTTATCACGAATGTATGATgtgattaaatataatatttttccgTGAGTACAAACTTCATATCTAAAAAAAGTTTTGTCTGTcataagaataaaatttgttgcaaaaatcttctttttgtcataaaaaattatttatgttaacaaaatatgaaatttgttgtAATGTactaattttgatgataacctcaaaggtttttagaaaaattattaaatattttgtacTACTTGACAATATAGATCTAGTACAACTATCATTCATATAGATCATCatctaacaaaaaaatagtatattataaaaataaataaaatggtaacttatcttatcaaaaataaaatggtgagttattttgtttaaaaaacttcattttttcaaCAACCTTTTAGACACCCATGTCGCCATCCATGCTAACACACTGATCCCACCTTCCTCCCTCATCCATGGCTGTCCCCATCTTGTTCTAATCTAGGGTTCCACTTAAggtaagaaaatttttaagCTTGATTAGCGTAGCACATGTTCTTGAATTTGTTATGATACTTGGGCTTTATGTTTTTTGGTTTGAATACTTTTCATTTAGGCTTTGTTTGCTATTTATTTTGGGTTTGGTTTATTGTATTTCATTTACTCATGGGTCTATCTCAATTTTCAATGCATGAGCCCATTTTTGGTTATTGGAGGTAGCCATGGATATACACCATGTGGAGGGCCAAATTTCATTAAAGAATAGGATGCTCAGGAAGGTTATACAAAAAGCATGAAACCCTAGGTAGAAGGTGCTCAAGGAGGGAGATATAGtgatccatttttttctttactgtAGATTAAAGCAATCGGATCCCTTAATTTTAGGAGTTATATAATTAGGGAATCGTAATTATTTCCTTGTTAGTGTAGAAGAGTCttgcatttatatatatattttttttattctcattcctACCCTCAATCATGCCTAAAACATTAGAAGTAATCTTTACCATCCTTGTTTCAAA is from Vitis riparia cultivar Riparia Gloire de Montpellier isolate 1030 chromosome 10, EGFV_Vit.rip_1.0, whole genome shotgun sequence and encodes:
- the LOC117924368 gene encoding reticulocalbin-2, whose translation is MGKVSVVIYISVALLVFWLVSHSPNKSLDRSHHHASRRLKVRSSYTFTGANDHRVAFDPIVADIERRREDKEWEKLQFQNRHPEFDSAPAAESQPEWEDFMNAEDYLNDEDRFNITGRLVLLFPKIDVDPEDGFVSESELTQWNLKQSEKEVLHRTQREMELHDKNKDGLISFSEYEAPSWVRNSDNTSFGYDMGWWKEEHFNASDADGDGLLNITEFNDFLHPADSKNPKLVQWLCKEEIRERDTDKDGKVNFNEFFHGLFDLVRNYNEESHNSSHESSDLMEAPAKKLFSQLDKDGDGLLSEDELLPIIGKLHPSEHYYAKQQADYIISQADADKDGRLTLTEMIDNPYVFYSAIFNDDEDDYDDFHDEF